In Anaerolineales bacterium, one DNA window encodes the following:
- a CDS encoding nuclear transport factor 2 family protein produces the protein MREDILNIQQVIARFATSFDVKDWDGLQACLTESVFTDYSDLRGTPPETITAADYVRLRREALDALKLHHLASNYETHFPDSGSATCRASMVVWRQSEAEEFITHCVYNFQLIKLNGDWKISGITQKVLWSDGNSSIHKVAK, from the coding sequence ATGCGCGAAGATATTTTGAACATCCAGCAGGTGATCGCACGCTTTGCCACCAGTTTCGATGTAAAAGATTGGGACGGCTTGCAAGCCTGCCTGACCGAATCTGTGTTCACGGATTATTCCGACCTGCGCGGTACGCCACCCGAGACGATCACTGCGGCTGACTATGTCAGATTGCGCCGCGAGGCGTTAGACGCTCTGAAATTACATCATCTGGCGAGCAATTACGAAACTCACTTTCCCGATTCAGGCAGCGCGACCTGCCGCGCTTCGATGGTCGTCTGGCGTCAATCGGAGGCGGAAGAATTCATTACTCACTGCGTTTATAATTTCCAGTTGATTAAGTTGAATGGAGATTGGAAGATCAGCGGGATTACGCAAAAAGTTTTGTGGAGTGATGGGAATTCGTCCATTCACAAAGTCGCAAAATAA
- a CDS encoding ABC transporter permease: MDTTFISEILQITTLSLQISGTATGISLLLGLPLGTLLALGKFPGRSLLLSLINTGMGLPPVVVGLFVAMLLWRSGLLGDLRLIYTPTAIVIAQVIIAFPVVAGLTASALQALDPRLQLQLRGLGASTPQMVWMLWREARMPLLAALMAGFGAVISEVGASMMVGGNIRFQTRVLTTAIVLETGKGQFDMAIGLSVLLLTITFLINWALTVIQQRNIRRG; encoded by the coding sequence ATGGACACTACATTCATCTCCGAAATACTCCAAATCACAACCCTCTCCCTGCAAATCTCCGGCACTGCCACCGGCATCAGCCTGTTGTTGGGCTTGCCGCTCGGCACCCTGCTGGCGCTGGGAAAATTCCCCGGGCGTTCCCTTTTGTTGAGCCTGATCAATACCGGCATGGGTCTGCCGCCGGTTGTCGTCGGTTTGTTTGTAGCGATGCTGCTTTGGCGCTCCGGTCTGCTCGGTGACCTGCGGCTCATCTACACACCCACCGCCATCGTTATTGCGCAGGTCATCATCGCCTTCCCCGTTGTGGCTGGGTTGACCGCCTCCGCCCTGCAAGCACTCGACCCGCGCCTGCAACTGCAACTGCGCGGACTGGGCGCATCCACCCCGCAAATGGTCTGGATGTTATGGCGCGAGGCGCGCATGCCCCTGCTCGCCGCGCTGATGGCTGGCTTTGGCGCGGTCATCTCGGAGGTTGGCGCGAGCATGATGGTCGGCGGCAACATCCGCTTCCAGACGCGCGTACTGACCACCGCCATCGTGCTCGAAACCGGCAAGGGTCAGTTCGACATGGCGATTGGGTTGAGCGTATTGCTCTTGACCATCACCTTCCTGATCAACTGGGCGCTGACGGTCATCCAGCAAAGAAACATAAGGAGGGGATGA
- a CDS encoding substrate-binding domain-containing protein, whose product MKTVTPLHSFDKIKLLADSRRMDILRLLMASPATLTLLARTLKQSPAWVRHHILALESADLIEVSEIRRTGKVMEKYYRAKADALFLQEVVLPKSKKPSVIFSGSHDLALEGIAEQLAKHLNLLSLPVGSLDGLVNLRQGLCQFSGSHLLDENGEYNIPFVKHLFPDRDVEIITLAHRTQGLILAAGNPKGIKRIVDIARANVRFVNRNAGSGTRIWLDAELRRQKLPVEKITGYENQVKTHSEAAHVIQQDKADAALGLLAAARQHGLDFIPLFEERYDLVLPRKEEKQLNPLLDFIQTADFRAMLNSFGGYNPSHSGEQVTV is encoded by the coding sequence ATGAAAACCGTCACCCCGCTCCACTCCTTCGACAAGATCAAGCTGCTGGCGGACTCCCGCCGCATGGATATTTTGCGCCTGTTGATGGCATCTCCCGCCACGCTCACGCTTCTTGCGCGGACCTTGAAGCAGTCTCCCGCGTGGGTGCGGCATCACATCCTGGCATTGGAATCCGCGGACCTGATCGAGGTCAGCGAGATCCGCCGCACGGGCAAGGTAATGGAGAAGTATTATCGCGCCAAAGCGGATGCGCTCTTTTTACAGGAAGTCGTCCTGCCGAAGAGCAAAAAGCCGTCCGTGATTTTTTCGGGCAGTCACGACCTGGCATTGGAAGGCATCGCCGAACAACTGGCAAAACACTTGAACCTGCTCAGCCTGCCCGTCGGCTCGCTGGATGGGCTGGTCAATTTGCGGCAGGGATTGTGTCAATTTTCAGGCTCACACCTGCTGGATGAAAACGGCGAATACAACATTCCCTTCGTCAAACACCTCTTCCCCGACAGGGACGTGGAGATCATCACGCTCGCACACCGCACACAGGGATTGATCCTTGCGGCGGGAAATCCGAAAGGCATTAAAAGGATCGTGGACATCGCGCGCGCGAACGTCAGGTTCGTCAACCGCAATGCAGGCTCCGGTACGCGCATCTGGCTGGATGCCGAACTGCGGCGGCAAAAACTCCCAGTGGAGAAAATAACCGGGTACGAAAATCAGGTCAAAACACATAGCGAAGCGGCTCACGTCATCCAACAAGACAAGGCGGACGCGGCGCTCGGTCTGCTAGCCGCCGCGCGCCAGCACGGGCTGGATTTCATCCCGTTGTTCGAGGAACGCTACGACCTCGTCCTGCCGCGTAAAGAAGAGAAACAACTTAATCCCCTGCTCGATTTCATCCAAACGGCAGACTTCCGCGCCATGCTCAATTCGTTCGGCGGCTATAACCCATCTCACAGCGGGGAGCAGGTGACTGTCTGA
- a CDS encoding ABC transporter ATP-binding protein — MNNEIISLKNISVRRGGRVVLEANELNVKKGEVLAVVGPNGSGKSTLLLTLARLLKSERGEIWFNGKPAAAESALRYRRRIGLVMQDPLLFDMSVRENVASGLKFRGGAKKEREPRIAKWLETLGISHLADRRASELSGGEGQRVSLARALVLDPELLLLDEPFSALDSPTRARLIDDLGRILPENGVTTIFITHDLNEARKLGNRLAILLDGKLMQTGTPQDLDSQPLDPNVAAFLGI, encoded by the coding sequence ATGAATAATGAAATTATAAGCCTCAAGAATATTTCAGTCAGGCGCGGCGGGCGGGTGGTCCTGGAAGCGAATGAACTCAACGTCAAAAAAGGCGAGGTGCTGGCAGTGGTCGGACCGAACGGTTCAGGAAAAAGCACCCTGCTGTTGACGTTGGCGCGCCTGCTCAAGTCCGAGCGAGGCGAAATCTGGTTCAACGGCAAACCAGCGGCGGCCGAGTCCGCGCTCCGCTATCGGCGGCGAATCGGACTGGTCATGCAGGATCCGCTCCTGTTCGACATGTCCGTTCGTGAAAATGTCGCATCCGGCTTGAAATTTCGCGGAGGCGCCAAAAAAGAGCGCGAGCCGCGCATCGCGAAATGGCTGGAGACGTTGGGGATTTCACACCTGGCGGACCGGCGCGCCAGCGAACTTTCGGGCGGCGAAGGACAGCGCGTCAGCCTGGCGCGCGCGCTCGTGCTGGACCCCGAACTGCTCCTGCTCGACGAGCCGTTCTCCGCGCTCGATTCCCCCACCCGTGCGCGGCTGATCGACGACCTGGGGCGCATCCTGCCTGAAAACGGCGTGACCACGATCTTCATCACCCACGACCTGAACGAAGCGCGCAAACTGGGCAACCGCCTCGCAATTTTGCTGGACGGCAAACTCATGCAAACCGGCACGCCGCAGGACCTTGACAGCCAGCCGCTCGATCCCAACGTGGCGGCTTTCCTGGGAATTTAA
- a CDS encoding substrate-binding domain-containing protein, whose product MKHPTHTTLLTLLLVLALAVTACAAPATAPANPTLILATTTSTQDSGLLDVLVPMFQEETGYSVQTIAVGTGAALKMGEEGNADVLLAHAPVAEKVLVDAGVVKDRFLVMHNDFVIVGPASDPAGIKGMSVLDAYKAIAETQSPFVTRGDDSGTHKAELALWQKAELDPTAFSPDVYISSGQGMGPTLTIASEREAYTFTDRGTYLSLMSGLDLEILVEGDSVLLNVYHVMTVDPAMWPKVNYDGALAFANFIVREDIQKIIGEFGVDKFGMPLFFPDAGRDPAELGLDD is encoded by the coding sequence ATGAAACACCCAACCCATACCACCCTCTTGACTCTTTTGCTCGTTCTTGCATTGGCAGTGACGGCATGCGCCGCGCCTGCAACTGCTCCCGCCAACCCAACCCTGATCCTCGCCACGACCACGTCCACACAGGATTCGGGTCTGCTGGATGTACTTGTGCCGATGTTCCAGGAAGAGACCGGCTACAGTGTCCAGACCATTGCGGTTGGCACCGGAGCCGCGCTCAAGATGGGTGAGGAAGGCAATGCAGATGTCCTGCTTGCCCACGCTCCTGTCGCCGAGAAAGTGCTGGTCGACGCCGGAGTGGTCAAAGACCGTTTCCTCGTCATGCACAATGACTTCGTTATCGTTGGTCCTGCTTCCGACCCGGCAGGCATTAAGGGTATGAGCGTCCTGGATGCCTATAAAGCGATCGCTGAAACCCAATCGCCCTTTGTTACCCGCGGCGATGATTCCGGCACACACAAAGCCGAACTTGCCCTGTGGCAAAAAGCCGAACTCGACCCAACAGCCTTCTCTCCCGATGTCTACATCTCCAGCGGACAGGGTATGGGTCCCACCCTGACGATTGCATCCGAGCGCGAAGCCTACACCTTCACCGACCGCGGCACCTACCTGTCGCTCATGAGCGGACTCGACCTTGAAATCCTGGTCGAAGGCGACAGCGTCCTGCTGAATGTCTACCATGTTATGACCGTCGATCCTGCCATGTGGCCCAAGGTCAATTACGACGGCGCGCTGGCATTTGCGAATTTCATCGTGCGCGAGGATATCCAGAAGATCATCGGAGAATTCGGCGTGGACAAGTTCGGAATGCCGCTCTTCTTCCCGGATGCGGGCCGCGACCCGGCTGAACTCGGCTTGGACGATTAA